A section of the Atribacterota bacterium genome encodes:
- a CDS encoding metalloregulator ArsR/SmtB family transcription factor — translation MKKYIKIFSALSDQTRLRIYMILIEGELCVCELTCSLDMEQSRISHSLKVLKEAGLIYSRRVGKWMFYSLSSNQKYNWLSTGIKENLKILKEDKRRLQQCRDDNIREKCQCQIY, via the coding sequence ATGAAAAAATATATAAAGATATTCAGTGCATTATCTGACCAGACACGCCTGCGAATTTATATGATTCTGATAGAAGGAGAGCTTTGCGTATGTGAGCTTACCTGTTCATTAGATATGGAGCAGTCCAGGATTTCTCACAGTTTGAAGGTACTTAAAGAAGCAGGATTAATATATTCCAGAAGAGTAGGGAAATGGATGTTTTACTCCCTTTCTTCAAATCAAAAATACAATTGGCTATCAACAGGAATTAAAGAAAATTTGAAGATATTGAAAGAAGATAAAAGACGTCTACAGCAATGCAGGGATGACAATATCAGGGAAAAGTGTCAATGTCAAATATACTGA